The following proteins come from a genomic window of Halomarina ordinaria:
- a CDS encoding DUF5807 family protein, with protein sequence MNAARREFLAGERPDDVLMFLADEAVTNPDALLSIGEATDRGVVLVVPGENGRAAFESAVGTDPMTFAGSAMGTDGTVAPDCTDGECPSAHADEPAEDHRVRFVFAFAEERNEEVGGLYAEGEVVHAYAACSCGTTYSDRWVAGDRPIPEE encoded by the coding sequence ATGAACGCCGCACGACGCGAGTTCCTCGCCGGCGAGCGCCCGGACGACGTGCTCATGTTCCTCGCCGACGAGGCCGTCACGAACCCCGACGCGCTGCTCAGTATCGGCGAGGCGACCGACCGGGGCGTCGTCCTCGTCGTCCCCGGGGAGAACGGCCGCGCCGCCTTCGAGTCGGCCGTCGGCACCGACCCGATGACCTTCGCCGGGTCGGCGATGGGGACCGACGGCACCGTCGCCCCGGACTGCACCGACGGGGAGTGCCCGAGCGCCCACGCCGACGAACCCGCCGAGGACCACCGGGTGCGCTTCGTCTTCGCGTTCGCCGAGGAGCGAAACGAGGAGGTCGGCGGCCTCTACGCGGAGGGCGAGGTCGTCCACGCCTACGCGGCCTGTTCCTGCGGGACGACGTACTCCGACCGGTGGGTCGCCGGCGACCGACCGATTCCGGAGGAGTAG